One window of Saccharicrinis carchari genomic DNA carries:
- a CDS encoding protein-glutamate methylesterase/protein-glutamine glutaminase → MKKIRVLVVDDSAVVRQSLSSILESDPEIEVMDTAADPIIAVKKIMKEVPDVITLDIEMPRMDGLTFLRKIMSQHPIPVVIISSLTTEGTEVAMKALEYGASEIIGKPAMNAAKFINESKILICDAVKAASQVKLLRKKSYGPTSPGTEQGVTNDRQRKFMGVRPKYSADVILDKASASDRIGQTEKIIVLGASTGGTEAIRQFLQNLPDKMPGIAIVQHMPEGFTKSFANSLNNICELEVKEAENGDKLYQGRVLIAPGNYHMLLKRVGREYFVEVKEGPLVNRHRPSVDVLFRSASRYAGSNATGILLTGMGNDGAKGLLELKEVGAHTIAQDEASSVVYGMPKEAAKLGAVDKIMALSEIAPYMLKKK, encoded by the coding sequence ATGAAAAAAATACGGGTATTAGTTGTCGATGATTCGGCAGTGGTAAGGCAGAGTCTATCGTCCATTTTAGAATCAGATCCGGAAATAGAGGTGATGGATACCGCAGCAGATCCTATTATAGCGGTAAAAAAAATTATGAAAGAGGTTCCGGATGTTATCACCCTGGATATCGAAATGCCGCGCATGGACGGTTTGACCTTTCTACGAAAAATCATGTCGCAGCACCCCATTCCGGTAGTCATCATATCCTCTTTAACTACTGAAGGTACCGAAGTGGCTATGAAGGCCCTAGAGTACGGTGCATCAGAAATAATTGGCAAGCCAGCCATGAATGCGGCCAAATTTATCAACGAATCAAAAATATTGATTTGTGATGCCGTTAAGGCAGCTTCCCAGGTTAAGCTTTTGCGCAAGAAAAGCTATGGCCCTACTTCTCCTGGTACGGAGCAGGGGGTAACAAACGATCGGCAGCGCAAGTTTATGGGCGTTAGGCCAAAATACTCCGCCGACGTTATTTTAGATAAAGCATCGGCTTCTGACCGCATAGGTCAAACAGAAAAAATTATAGTGCTGGGAGCTTCAACCGGAGGCACCGAAGCTATACGTCAATTTTTACAGAACCTGCCGGATAAAATGCCAGGTATTGCCATTGTACAACATATGCCCGAAGGATTTACAAAATCGTTTGCCAACAGCCTCAACAATATATGCGAACTCGAAGTAAAGGAAGCTGAAAATGGCGACAAGCTGTATCAGGGCAGGGTGTTAATAGCTCCGGGTAATTATCATATGCTCCTTAAAAGAGTGGGCCGTGAATATTTTGTAGAAGTTAAAGAAGGGCCATTGGTAAATAGACACCGCCCCTCGGTAGATGTGCTTTTTCGTAGCGCGTCGCGCTATGCCGGTTCTAATGCAACAGGCATACTCCTTACAGGAATGGGAAACGACGGGGCAAAAGGTTTGTTGGAGTTAAAGGAAGTGGGTGCTCATACTATTGCACAGGACGAAGCCAGCTCGGTGGTGTACGGAATGCCAAAAGAAGCGGCTAAGTTAGGTGCCGTGGATAAGATTATGGCGCTAAGCGAAATAGCTCCTTACATGTTGAAAAAAAAGTAA
- a CDS encoding chemotaxis protein CheD, whose translation MNHYLQHFLYPSSLFVSKEPHLVKTILGSCVAVCLWDSKLKIGGINHFMLPTWNGNDLASPKYGNIAIDKLIDRLLFLGSKSENLQAKIFGGGEIMHTGNAKTMIGERNIRIAHLMLDERKIPVVASSTGGSRGRKIIFFTDTGEVRHKLLDKKH comes from the coding sequence ATGAACCATTATTTACAACATTTTCTATATCCTTCTTCACTTTTTGTAAGCAAGGAGCCTCACCTTGTTAAAACCATCCTGGGTTCTTGCGTGGCGGTATGTCTGTGGGACTCCAAATTAAAAATCGGGGGGATAAATCATTTTATGTTGCCCACCTGGAACGGAAATGATCTGGCATCCCCTAAATATGGCAACATAGCCATTGATAAATTAATCGATAGATTGCTTTTTTTGGGGTCGAAGAGCGAAAACCTACAGGCAAAAATATTTGGTGGGGGCGAGATTATGCATACGGGTAATGCTAAAACAATGATTGGCGAAAGAAATATCCGAATCGCCCACCTGATGCTGGACGAAAGAAAAATTCCCGTGGTAGCCTCTAGTACTGGTGGTAGCAGAGGTCGAAAAATAATATTTTTTACGGATACAGGTGAGGTGAGGCATAAATTATTAGATAAAAAGCACTAA
- a CDS encoding sensor histidine kinase, with protein MTNLSDRQLLKELRQRLEFGKTSEKEIRNLTSELQNVSKKLKDSEALKSHFISNISNEIVNPFTSILGLSKAILSVEKQDWKKVVSMVALIHSEAFNLDFQLKNIFVAAKIEAGEIAPNVAKVNIRTLLQNVMDSFNIISRKMGISFDIQFNIEHGFGKNFYFKTDSEKLKLILSNLINNALKYSYKDSKIILSVWLDDDDVLKLSVQDFGTGISEKNQQTIFQRFKRLDTGINSINRGHGLGLSITKALLDVLSGKIEIESVKGEGSTFTVSVPESKNIVDGFSGEGNDIFFDEEDDIF; from the coding sequence ATGACTAATTTATCAGACAGACAACTACTCAAAGAACTAAGGCAGCGGCTTGAGTTCGGTAAAACGAGCGAAAAAGAAATACGCAATCTGACATCGGAGTTGCAAAATGTTTCAAAAAAATTGAAGGATTCGGAAGCACTTAAAAGTCATTTCATATCCAATATTTCAAACGAAATAGTAAACCCCTTTACTTCAATTTTAGGTTTGTCAAAAGCCATTTTGTCTGTTGAGAAACAGGATTGGAAAAAAGTGGTTTCAATGGTAGCCCTGATTCACTCTGAGGCTTTTAACCTCGATTTTCAGCTAAAAAATATTTTTGTGGCAGCAAAAATAGAGGCAGGTGAAATAGCGCCCAATGTAGCCAAGGTTAACATCAGAACTTTGCTGCAAAACGTGATGGATTCTTTCAACATTATTTCACGTAAAATGGGTATCTCTTTCGATATTCAGTTTAATATTGAACATGGCTTTGGTAAAAACTTTTACTTTAAAACCGATTCCGAGAAACTAAAATTAATTCTTAGCAACTTAATCAACAATGCCTTAAAATATAGTTATAAGGATAGCAAAATTATTTTGTCGGTGTGGTTAGACGATGACGATGTGTTAAAGTTGTCGGTTCAGGATTTTGGTACCGGTATCTCCGAAAAAAATCAGCAAACCATTTTTCAGCGTTTTAAAAGGTTAGATACAGGCATCAATTCAATAAACAGAGGCCACGGACTGGGACTGTCTATAACAAAAGCATTGTTGGACGTGCTAAGTGGTAAAATTGAAATTGAAAGTGTAAAAGGGGAGGGCTCTACATTTACCGTTAGCGTGCCCGAATCAAAAAACATTGTAGACGGTTTTAGTGGCGAAGGAAACGATATTTTCTTTGACGAGGAGGATGATATTTTTTAA